CGGCGCGTGACATTCTCGTTCGACGCCACAGATCGAAAGTCATAAGCAAAATGAAGGCCCGCTAAGTGCGGGCCTTTGTAAAGGACGAGCGTTCGTATGAATATAAAATTAGAAGCCCGTCCGAGCTGTTGAAGCATTCTTGCCGGGTGCATTGTCGCGTAGTGCTTTCACCCGGTCATGAGCGTCTTTGACCGATGTATATTGCGATTGAACGGTTTGCAGAATGTAAGCCGGGAGCGCCGTTTCGAGAGCCGTTTCGTATTGCTTCTTTGCCGAATCTTCCCCACGCTCGCATTCATTCAGGATAGCCGTTTCGTCGCGGCCGGTTACCACAGATTTGATGTCGATCCAACCTCGGTGGATCGAGCCGGCAAGGCTGCCCGTGTTCTCAGGATCGCCGCCAAGAGTGCGGACGATATCCTGCAGTTCGCCGACGAAGGTCGCCCGCTGCTGCGAGAATTCATAAAATAGCGATTTGAGATCTGAACGATCGACGCCGTCGGCCGCTTGTGCGAAGCCCTGCTGTCCATCGCGACACGTTTCGATCAGCCCATTGATGGTCGCGATCACTTCGTCGTTCGTCGGCTGTGCCGCCGGCTGTTCGCCCACCGGCATCTTTCCCTCGGACATGTTCAGTTTTTCATTGTTCATAATAATTACCTCTTCACGGCCCCGATATCGTCTGATCTGGTTGTGAGGCCGTAATTTCAACAATTCAACTTGCGTGCCACTCGAGAAACCCGCAAAAAAGCAGGTTCGAAGCTTTCGATCGACCGAAGATGATGCATTCCGGGCGAGCAATGCGCATCGATGCCCTACGGTTCAGATCGCCAAGCCACGCTGACCGAGCCTGCATGTCTGCGTGTCGAGGTGCGAACGTTATGCGATAATAAGAAAAACCTTTGACGCTGCCGGTATATTTTGCTGAAAACGCCAGTCCATTGGCTGTATTTAGCAAGCATGTAAAACGTCTCGCGTGCTCGCAGACCGGTCATAGCGGACTGCTGCGGACAGGTTTGTTTCGAACCAGATGGCCGAGAACCCTGAAAAAAAGGCTAAATTTCTTGACCGCATCGCAAACGAAAGCGGCGTAGCGATAGTTGTGCTCGATGAACGGTCGGCGATCGTTTCAGAATCGAATAACAACTCGATCTGCGTTTCGTTAAATGCCTCGCCAGAATTTT
The DNA window shown above is from Chloracidobacterium sp. and carries:
- a CDS encoding PA2169 family four-helix-bundle protein → MPVGEQPAAQPTNDEVIATINGLIETCRDGQQGFAQAADGVDRSDLKSLFYEFSQQRATFVGELQDIVRTLGGDPENTGSLAGSIHRGWIDIKSVVTGRDETAILNECERGEDSAKKQYETALETALPAYILQTVQSQYTSVKDAHDRVKALRDNAPGKNASTARTGF